A stretch of Prunus dulcis chromosome 6, ALMONDv2, whole genome shotgun sequence DNA encodes these proteins:
- the LOC117631165 gene encoding protein SCAR2 isoform X5 — protein sequence MPLTRYQIRNEYGLADPELYGAADRDDPEALLEGVAMAGLVGVLRQLGDLAEFAAEIFHDLHEEVMATATRGHGLVVRVQQLEADFPSIEKAFLSQTNHSSFFSNSGVDWHPNLRSEQNMITRGDLPRFVMDSYEECRGPPRLFLLDKFDVAGDGACLKRYTDPSFFKVEPASSIATVEMQREKKIRKVKKKGSRWRNGETPEAALTSHAKLHELFLEERIENGHSDPARLVKLKKRHLNGSAVDSKTGKSYMEKFLETPSPERKLVCETSVTPPLLRLTSDNTGEPELRILDISIVSPAAMSPETKSTNSSPNSQEAILELSVDGFNGEAYDEEVAKGSEPNSDVETNKSYSNLQKVAVDKRLAGDGEHKTGGSVEGSTPSSSDDMTSEVDNYMDALATMDSEMETDNEYKLKNNVRFLNVEKYGTDSDANEEEHLDLPTRFPDSQSIGNSSASDDGKNSFEKDRASISHSDTLSNLVESTPSECNGSAKEFPSTETCGADNFEMSSDQNSEIAESLEATSKEHVVSQNACIKEEVIPDSGDTSCSAFVRETSPTLQHSDPGANSQVVSLAGLVLDETPSNEINVGYKSLDINENGTHLDDSLAVVPNDSSQNKDEFTNTSSSHPVDESDDEDLGVSSDALLHLSDVEELSSEDQIGNNAVNEMSQTQCANEDSIESFARRKSDSPFLSISPTEEQVSSSALPEVQTPSVNSEVIPFVVDAAWSTEELCPVVDAPQTHGLMEQQDAPQTHGIIEQQDAQQTHVLIEQQDAPQTHVLIEQQDAPQTHGLIEQQDAPQTHVLKEQQDAPQTHGLLEQQISDLSEDVPQLESISAEAVAPHYKQKIDVEETSRTMDGEELRLVTSGADVEGGDTVSVELPSNCLTYPGHEDHAKSDDVVPETLHVETVAVPYTAVAQPDDYVNDVSHSSPNAISSPPRNFINLNESLPGFGDSHEKETELDEVVFPEFVTYSEVQKEGSKKEVVSLDSESNSSKSVAYDLSSSTNGGHLDELTENSLAVCDGTAESNPSKSTTYDHSSSKISDNGHNFSPNQQSENSLAVHDVTTASTSLEMSHPESESQSLDQSDKEDVVSSPTCHLPEPETSSEKSLELQANQVDMEYLPRDGADRPEAALEQSLVFQSDQLDVECLQEDRASINSSSLQSAQIGAPNHMDEERSKELPSTENVNQDIRSDASSESCPRDLPSQPLTSVVLPESAGQEVDVTKQTMEPLESTLPRLVPEATAVNLEDMPPLPPLPPMQWRIGKQHPSLPSFLPIQPSEADEKAQFDIPAPQREVLQPQNPFLPLTYVEDGKSQHVSEPLMGNVVHPAPYSLHLPAIVNDANYQYSFPDLGGTQFPNPFLSSSEISDDRSGHNHFALEGEKVQSSTNPFTVPHTECTTFRHEPESSDGAIILPLQQLTLETDLESKVLEHSLKNSEWEHGKPPPTSVTAPTMVDEQPQHSLTTSEGETTWSPNNSAAMSDYEVGRSNGIPVSKLPRPRNPLIDAVAAHGQSKLRKVTERIRPQVEPKVDERDSLLQQIRTKSFNLKPASVTRQTVTRPSIQGPTTNLRVAAILEKANAIRQALTGSDEDDEDSWSDS from the exons ATGCCGTTGACGAGGTACCAGATAAGGAACGAGTACGGCTTGGCCGATCCGGAACTCTACGGAGCAGCCGATAGAGATGATCCAGAGGCTCTCTTGGAAGGCGTGGCCATGGCTGGCCTCGTCGGCGTTCTGCGCCAGCTCGGCGACCTTGCTGA GTTTGCTGCTGAAATATTTCATGACTTGCATGAAGAAGTAATGGCAACTGCAACAAGAGGCCATGGTCTCGTGGTTCGTGTCCAACAGCTTGAAGCAGACTTTCCTTCAATCGAGAAGGCATTTCTATCTCAAACTAATCATTCATCATTCTTTTCCAATTCAG GGGTTGACTGGCATCCTAATCTGCGTTCTGAACAGAATATGATCACCCGTGGAGACTTACCTCGCTTTGTAATGGATTCTTATGAAGAATGCCGTGGTCCTCCTCGGTTATTCCTTTTGGACAA GTTCGATGTTGCTGGGGATGGGGCGTGTTTAAAGAGGTACACTGATCCGTCATTCTTTAAAGTGGAACCAGCATCCTCAATAGCGACAGTAGAGAtgcagagagaaaagaaaatccgTAAAGTGAAG AAGAAAGGATCACGCTGGAGGAATGGAGAAACCCCAGAAGCTGCACTGACATCACATGCCAA ATTGCATGAGTTGTTCCTGGAGGAGCGTATTGAGAATGGTCACAGTGACCCTGCACGTCTtgtgaaattgaagaaaagacATTTGAATGGATCTGCAGTTGACTCAAAAACTGGGAAAAGTTACATGGAGAAATTTCTGGAGACTCCTTCACCAGAGCGTAAACTTGTTTGTGAAACTTCTGTTACTCCACCACTCTTGAGATTGACCTCAGATAATACTGGTGAGCCAGAGCTTAGAATACTTGACATCAGTATTGTGAGTCCTGCAGCAATGTCCCCAGAAACCAAAAGCACTAACTCTTCACCTAACTCCCAAGAAGCTATATTAGAACTATCTGTGGATGGCTTTAATGGGGAGGCTTATGATGAAGAAGTTGCAAAGGGGTCTGAACCAAACTCTGATGTTGAGACTAATAAAAGTTATTCCAACCTACAGAAGGTGGCAGTTGATAAGCGATTAGCAGGTGATGGAGAACACAAAACTGGAGGCAGCGTAGAGGGGTCCACCCCCTCCAGTTCTGATGATATGACCAGTGAGGTAGACAATTACATGGATGCTCTTGCTACAATGGATTCAGAAATGGAAACTGACAATGAGTATAAACTTAAGAACAATGTGCGGTTCCTGAATGTTGAAAAATATGGGACAGACTCTGATGCAAATGAGGAGGAACATCTGGATCTTCCAACTCGGTTTCCGGATTCTCAGTCGATTGGGAATTCCTCTGCATCAGATGACGGGAAGAATTCGTTCGAAAAAGATAGAGCCAGTATTTCGCACTCTGATACTTTAAGCAATTTGGTTGAGAGTACACCATCAGAGTGTAATGGATCAGCTAAAGAATTCCCTTCTACTGAAACTTGTGGAGCTGATAATTTTGAGATGTCATCCGACCAAAACTCTGAAATTGCGGAGTCTTTAGAAGCCACATCGAAGGAGCATGTGGTGTCTCAAAATGCATGCATTAAGGAAGAAGTAATTCCTGATAGTGGAGATACATCTTGCAGTGCATTTGTTAGGGAAACAAGTCCTACACTACAACATTCAGACCCTGGGGCAAACTCACAAGTGGTATCATTGGCAGGACTTGTGTTAGATGAAACACCCTCTAATGAAATTAACGTTGGTTATAAATCATTAGACATCAATGAAAATGGGACACATCTGGATGATTCTCTGGCTGTTGTCCCTAACGATTCCTCCCAGAATAAGGATGAATTCACAAATACTTCTTCAAGCCATCCTGTTGATGAATCAGATGATGAAGATTTAGGTGTCAGTTCTGATGCTTTGCTGCATTTGTCAGATGTTGAAGAGCTTTCTTCTGAAGATCAAATTGGAAATAATGCTGTGAATGAAATGTCTCAGACCCAGTGTGCTAATGAAGATTCTATAGAAAGCTTCGCCAGAAGAAAGAGTGATTCACCATTTTTAAGTATTTCACCCACAGAAGAGCAGGTCTCTTCCTCAGCACTGCCAGAAGTACAAACACCTTCAG TCAATTCTGAAGTTATACCATTTGTTGTGGATGCTGCATGGAGCACAGAAGAGTTATGTCCTGTAGTAGATGCTCCACAAACACATGGCCTAATGGAGCAGCAGGATGCTCCACAGACACATGGCATAATAGAGCAGCAGGATGCCCAGCAGACACATGTCCTAATAGAGCAGCAGGATGCCCCGCAGACACATGTCCTAATAGAGCAGCAGGATGCCCCGCAGACACATGGTCTAATAGAGCAGCAGGATGCCCCGCAGACACATGTCCTAAAAGAGCAGCAGGATGCCCCGCAGACACATGGCCTATTAGAGCAGCAAATCTCTGATTTAAGTGAGGATGTTCCCCAACTTGAATCCATCTCAGCAGAAGCGGTTGCTCCACATTATAAGCAGAAAATCGATGTCGAAGAGACATCTAGGACCATGGATGGTGAGGAGTTACGGTTAGTCACCAGTGGTGCTGATGTGGAGGGTGGCGATACAGTTTCTGTGGAACTGCCATCTAATTGTCTCACTTATCCAGGCCATGAGGATCATGCAAAGTCAGATGATGTGGTACCTGAAACACTTCATGTAGAAACTGTGGCTGTGCCCTATACTGCTGTTGCCCAACCTGATGATTATGTCAATGATGTTAGTCATTCATCTCCAAatgcaatttcttctccaccaaggaattttataaatttgaatGAATCTCTTCCTGGATTTGGGGATTCCCATGAGAAAGAAACGGAATTGGATGAGGTAGTTTTTCCAgaatttgtcacatactcagAAGTGCAAAAGGAAGGAAGTAAAAAAGAAGTTGTTTCTCTGGATTCAGAATCAAACTCAAGCAAATCAGTTGCTTATGACCTTTCCAGTTCTACCAATGGTGGTCATCTGGATGAACTGACTGAGAACAGTTTGGCTGTCTGTGATGGCACCGCAGAATCAAACCCAAGCAAATCAACTACTTATGACCATTCCAGTTCAAAAATATCTGATAATGGTCATAATTTTTCCCCCAATCAACAGTCTGAAAACAGTTTAGCTGTCCATGATGTGACCACAGCCTCAACATCTTTAGAAATGAGCCATCCAGAGTCCGAATCACAATCTCTGGATCAGAGTGACAAGGAAGATGTTGTATCTTCACCCACCTGCCACCTCCCAGAGCCTGAAACTAGTTCAGAAAAATCATTGGAGTTGCAAGCTAATCAAGTTGATATGGAATATTTGCCAAGAGATGGAGCAGATCGGCCAGAAGCTGCCTTAGAGCAGTCGCTGGTGTTCCAATCTGATCAACTTGATGTGGAATGTTTGCAAGAAGATCGAGCAAGTATTAACTCATCAAGTCTTCAATCTGCACAGATAGGGGCTCCAAATCACATGGATGAGGAGAGATCCAAAGAGTTACCATCGACAGAAAACGTCAATCAGGACATACGCTCGGATGCTTCCTCAGAATCTTGTCCTCGAGACCTCCCAAGTCAACCTTTAACATCAGTGGTCTTACCAGAATCAGCAGGTCAGGAAGTTGATGTCACAAAGCAAACAATGGAACCATTAGAATCTACCCTTCCTAGGTTAGTCCCTGAAGCAACTGCGGTCAATCTGGAGGACATGCCACCATTGCCACCTCTACCACCTATGCAATGGAGGATAGGAAAGCAACATCCCTCCCTACCCTCATTCCTGCCAATACAGCCATCAGAAGCTGATGAGAAAGCTCAATTTGATATACCAGCACCACAGAGGGAGGTGCTGCAGCCTCAGAACCCATTTTTGCCTCTCACATATGTGGAAGACGGGAAGTCCCAACATGTTTCTGAACCTTTGATGGGAAATGTGGTGCACCCTGCCCCGTATTCATTGCATTTACCAGCCATAGTTAATGATGCTAATTATCAATACAGTTTCCCTGATTTAGGGGGAACGCAATTCCCAAACCCATTTTTATCATCGTCAGAGATATCTGATGACAGGTCTGGACATAATCACTTTGCTTTAGAAGGAGAAAAAGTTCAGTCTAGTACAAATCCATTCACAGTACCGCATACTGAATGTACAACTTTTAGACATGAGCCTGAATCTTCTGATGGAGCAATTATCCTACCTCTGCAGCAGTTAACACTGGAAACGGATTTAGAGTCTAAGGTACTTGAACATTCATTGAAAAATTCAGAATGGGAACACGGAAAACCCCCTCCCACATCTGTGACAGCACCAACAATGGTAGATGAGCAGCCTCAGCATAGTTTGACAACATCAGAGGGAGAAACGACATGGTCTCCAAATAATTCTGCTGCAATGTCAGACTATGAAGTTGGAAGGTCCAATGGAATTCCAGTTAGCAAGCTCCCTCGTCCAAGAAATCCCCTGATTGATGCTGTTGCTGCTCATGGCCAAAGCAAG CTGAGAAAGGTAACTGAACGAATTCGGCCTCAGGTTGAACCTAAGGTAGAtgaaagagattcattgttgCAACAGATAAGAACTAAG TCCTTCAACTTGAAGCCTGCATCTGTGACAAGACAAACAGTGACAAGACCCAGCATTCAGGGTCCGACAACCAACTTGAGGGTTGCTGCCATCTTAGAGAAAGCAAATGCGATTCGCCAG GCATTGACAGGAAGcgatgaagatgatgaggatAGTTGGAGTGATTCTTAA
- the LOC117631165 gene encoding protein SCAR2 isoform X2 has protein sequence MPLTRYQIRNEYGLADPELYGAADRDDPEALLEGVAMAGLVGVLRQLGDLAEFAAEIFHDLHEEVMATATRGHGLVVRVQQLEADFPSIEKAFLSQTNHSSFFSNSGVDWHPNLRSEQNMITRGDLPRFVMDSYEECRGPPRLFLLDKFDVAGDGACLKRYTDPSFFKVEPASSIATVEMQREKKIRKVKKKGSRWRNGETPEAALTSHAKLHELFLEERIENGHSDPARLVKLKKRHLNGSAVDSKTGKSYMEKFLETPSPERKLVCETSVTPPLLRLTSDNTGEPELRILDISIVSPAAMSPETKSTNSSPNSQEAILELSVDGFNGEAYDEEVAKGSEPNSDVETNKSYSNLQKVAVDKRLAGDGEHKTGGSVEGSTPSSSDDMTSEVDNYMDALATMDSEMETDNEYKLKNNVRFLNVEKYGTDSDANEEEHLDLPTRFPDSQSIGNSSASDDGKNSFEKDRASISHSDTLSNLVESTPSECNGSAKEFPSTETCGADNFEMSSDQNSEIAESLEATSKEHVVSQNACIKEEVIPDSGDTSCSAFVRETSPTLQHSDPGANSQVVSLAGLVLDETPSNEINVGYKSLDINENGTHLDDSLAVVPNDSSQNKDEFTNTSSSHPVDESDDEDLGVSSDALLHLSDVEELSSEDQIGNNAVNEMSQTQCANEDSIESFARRKSDSPFLSISPTEEQVSSSALPEVQTPSGNMVRPYYRDIINPDNMASKLDDPVTPTAVNSEVIPFVVDAAWSTEELCPVVDAPQTHGLMEQQDAPQTHGIIEQQDAQQTHVLIEQQDAPQTHVLIEQQDAPQTHGLIEQQDAPQTHVLKEQQDAPQTHGLLEQQISDLSEDVPQLESISAEAVAPHYKQKIDVEETSRTMDGEELRLVTSGADVEGGDTVSVELPSNCLTYPGHEDHAKSDDVVPETLHVETVAVPYTAVAQPDDYVNDVSHSSPNAISSPPRNFINLNESLPGFGDSHEKETELDEVVFPEFVTYSEVQKEGSKKEVVSLDSESNSSKSVAYDLSSSTNGGHLDELTENSLAVCDGTAESNPSKSTTYDHSSSKISDNGHNFSPNQQSENSLAVHDVTTASTSLEMSHPESESQSLDQSDKEDVVSSPTCHLPEPETSSEKSLELQANQVDMEYLPRDGADRPEAALEQSLVFQSDQLDVECLQEDRASINSSSLQSAQIGAPNHMDEERSKELPSTENVNQDIRSDASSESCPRDLPSQPLTSVVLPESAGQEVDVTKQTMEPLESTLPRLVPEATAVNLEDMPPLPPLPPMQWRIGKQHPSLPSFLPIQPSEADEKAQFDIPAPQREVLQPQNPFLPLTYVEDGKSQHVSEPLMGNVVHPAPYSLHLPAIVNDANYQYSFPDLGGTQFPNPFLSSSEISDDRSGHNHFALEGEKVQSSTNPFTVPHTECTTFRHEPESSDGAIILPLQQLTLETDLESKVLEHSLKNSEWEHGKPPPTSVTAPTMVDEQPQHSLTTSEGETTWSPNNSAAMSDYEVGRSNGIPVSKLPRPRNPLIDAVAAHGQSKLRKVTERIRPQVEPKVDERDSLLQQIRTKSFNLKPASVTRQTVTRPSIQGPTTNLRVAAILEKANAIRQALTGSDEDDEDSWSDS, from the exons ATGCCGTTGACGAGGTACCAGATAAGGAACGAGTACGGCTTGGCCGATCCGGAACTCTACGGAGCAGCCGATAGAGATGATCCAGAGGCTCTCTTGGAAGGCGTGGCCATGGCTGGCCTCGTCGGCGTTCTGCGCCAGCTCGGCGACCTTGCTGA GTTTGCTGCTGAAATATTTCATGACTTGCATGAAGAAGTAATGGCAACTGCAACAAGAGGCCATGGTCTCGTGGTTCGTGTCCAACAGCTTGAAGCAGACTTTCCTTCAATCGAGAAGGCATTTCTATCTCAAACTAATCATTCATCATTCTTTTCCAATTCAG GGGTTGACTGGCATCCTAATCTGCGTTCTGAACAGAATATGATCACCCGTGGAGACTTACCTCGCTTTGTAATGGATTCTTATGAAGAATGCCGTGGTCCTCCTCGGTTATTCCTTTTGGACAA GTTCGATGTTGCTGGGGATGGGGCGTGTTTAAAGAGGTACACTGATCCGTCATTCTTTAAAGTGGAACCAGCATCCTCAATAGCGACAGTAGAGAtgcagagagaaaagaaaatccgTAAAGTGAAG AAGAAAGGATCACGCTGGAGGAATGGAGAAACCCCAGAAGCTGCACTGACATCACATGCCAA ATTGCATGAGTTGTTCCTGGAGGAGCGTATTGAGAATGGTCACAGTGACCCTGCACGTCTtgtgaaattgaagaaaagacATTTGAATGGATCTGCAGTTGACTCAAAAACTGGGAAAAGTTACATGGAGAAATTTCTGGAGACTCCTTCACCAGAGCGTAAACTTGTTTGTGAAACTTCTGTTACTCCACCACTCTTGAGATTGACCTCAGATAATACTGGTGAGCCAGAGCTTAGAATACTTGACATCAGTATTGTGAGTCCTGCAGCAATGTCCCCAGAAACCAAAAGCACTAACTCTTCACCTAACTCCCAAGAAGCTATATTAGAACTATCTGTGGATGGCTTTAATGGGGAGGCTTATGATGAAGAAGTTGCAAAGGGGTCTGAACCAAACTCTGATGTTGAGACTAATAAAAGTTATTCCAACCTACAGAAGGTGGCAGTTGATAAGCGATTAGCAGGTGATGGAGAACACAAAACTGGAGGCAGCGTAGAGGGGTCCACCCCCTCCAGTTCTGATGATATGACCAGTGAGGTAGACAATTACATGGATGCTCTTGCTACAATGGATTCAGAAATGGAAACTGACAATGAGTATAAACTTAAGAACAATGTGCGGTTCCTGAATGTTGAAAAATATGGGACAGACTCTGATGCAAATGAGGAGGAACATCTGGATCTTCCAACTCGGTTTCCGGATTCTCAGTCGATTGGGAATTCCTCTGCATCAGATGACGGGAAGAATTCGTTCGAAAAAGATAGAGCCAGTATTTCGCACTCTGATACTTTAAGCAATTTGGTTGAGAGTACACCATCAGAGTGTAATGGATCAGCTAAAGAATTCCCTTCTACTGAAACTTGTGGAGCTGATAATTTTGAGATGTCATCCGACCAAAACTCTGAAATTGCGGAGTCTTTAGAAGCCACATCGAAGGAGCATGTGGTGTCTCAAAATGCATGCATTAAGGAAGAAGTAATTCCTGATAGTGGAGATACATCTTGCAGTGCATTTGTTAGGGAAACAAGTCCTACACTACAACATTCAGACCCTGGGGCAAACTCACAAGTGGTATCATTGGCAGGACTTGTGTTAGATGAAACACCCTCTAATGAAATTAACGTTGGTTATAAATCATTAGACATCAATGAAAATGGGACACATCTGGATGATTCTCTGGCTGTTGTCCCTAACGATTCCTCCCAGAATAAGGATGAATTCACAAATACTTCTTCAAGCCATCCTGTTGATGAATCAGATGATGAAGATTTAGGTGTCAGTTCTGATGCTTTGCTGCATTTGTCAGATGTTGAAGAGCTTTCTTCTGAAGATCAAATTGGAAATAATGCTGTGAATGAAATGTCTCAGACCCAGTGTGCTAATGAAGATTCTATAGAAAGCTTCGCCAGAAGAAAGAGTGATTCACCATTTTTAAGTATTTCACCCACAGAAGAGCAGGTCTCTTCCTCAGCACTGCCAGAAGTACAAACACCTTCAGGTAATATGGTACGGCCTTATTATAGAGATATTATAAATCCTGATAACATGGCTTCCAAACTTGATGATCCTGTCACACCAACTGCAGTCAATTCTGAAGTTATACCATTTGTTGTGGATGCTGCATGGAGCACAGAAGAGTTATGTCCTGTAGTAGATGCTCCACAAACACATGGCCTAATGGAGCAGCAGGATGCTCCACAGACACATGGCATAATAGAGCAGCAGGATGCCCAGCAGACACATGTCCTAATAGAGCAGCAGGATGCCCCGCAGACACATGTCCTAATAGAGCAGCAGGATGCCCCGCAGACACATGGTCTAATAGAGCAGCAGGATGCCCCGCAGACACATGTCCTAAAAGAGCAGCAGGATGCCCCGCAGACACATGGCCTATTAGAGCAGCAAATCTCTGATTTAAGTGAGGATGTTCCCCAACTTGAATCCATCTCAGCAGAAGCGGTTGCTCCACATTATAAGCAGAAAATCGATGTCGAAGAGACATCTAGGACCATGGATGGTGAGGAGTTACGGTTAGTCACCAGTGGTGCTGATGTGGAGGGTGGCGATACAGTTTCTGTGGAACTGCCATCTAATTGTCTCACTTATCCAGGCCATGAGGATCATGCAAAGTCAGATGATGTGGTACCTGAAACACTTCATGTAGAAACTGTGGCTGTGCCCTATACTGCTGTTGCCCAACCTGATGATTATGTCAATGATGTTAGTCATTCATCTCCAAatgcaatttcttctccaccaaggaattttataaatttgaatGAATCTCTTCCTGGATTTGGGGATTCCCATGAGAAAGAAACGGAATTGGATGAGGTAGTTTTTCCAgaatttgtcacatactcagAAGTGCAAAAGGAAGGAAGTAAAAAAGAAGTTGTTTCTCTGGATTCAGAATCAAACTCAAGCAAATCAGTTGCTTATGACCTTTCCAGTTCTACCAATGGTGGTCATCTGGATGAACTGACTGAGAACAGTTTGGCTGTCTGTGATGGCACCGCAGAATCAAACCCAAGCAAATCAACTACTTATGACCATTCCAGTTCAAAAATATCTGATAATGGTCATAATTTTTCCCCCAATCAACAGTCTGAAAACAGTTTAGCTGTCCATGATGTGACCACAGCCTCAACATCTTTAGAAATGAGCCATCCAGAGTCCGAATCACAATCTCTGGATCAGAGTGACAAGGAAGATGTTGTATCTTCACCCACCTGCCACCTCCCAGAGCCTGAAACTAGTTCAGAAAAATCATTGGAGTTGCAAGCTAATCAAGTTGATATGGAATATTTGCCAAGAGATGGAGCAGATCGGCCAGAAGCTGCCTTAGAGCAGTCGCTGGTGTTCCAATCTGATCAACTTGATGTGGAATGTTTGCAAGAAGATCGAGCAAGTATTAACTCATCAAGTCTTCAATCTGCACAGATAGGGGCTCCAAATCACATGGATGAGGAGAGATCCAAAGAGTTACCATCGACAGAAAACGTCAATCAGGACATACGCTCGGATGCTTCCTCAGAATCTTGTCCTCGAGACCTCCCAAGTCAACCTTTAACATCAGTGGTCTTACCAGAATCAGCAGGTCAGGAAGTTGATGTCACAAAGCAAACAATGGAACCATTAGAATCTACCCTTCCTAGGTTAGTCCCTGAAGCAACTGCGGTCAATCTGGAGGACATGCCACCATTGCCACCTCTACCACCTATGCAATGGAGGATAGGAAAGCAACATCCCTCCCTACCCTCATTCCTGCCAATACAGCCATCAGAAGCTGATGAGAAAGCTCAATTTGATATACCAGCACCACAGAGGGAGGTGCTGCAGCCTCAGAACCCATTTTTGCCTCTCACATATGTGGAAGACGGGAAGTCCCAACATGTTTCTGAACCTTTGATGGGAAATGTGGTGCACCCTGCCCCGTATTCATTGCATTTACCAGCCATAGTTAATGATGCTAATTATCAATACAGTTTCCCTGATTTAGGGGGAACGCAATTCCCAAACCCATTTTTATCATCGTCAGAGATATCTGATGACAGGTCTGGACATAATCACTTTGCTTTAGAAGGAGAAAAAGTTCAGTCTAGTACAAATCCATTCACAGTACCGCATACTGAATGTACAACTTTTAGACATGAGCCTGAATCTTCTGATGGAGCAATTATCCTACCTCTGCAGCAGTTAACACTGGAAACGGATTTAGAGTCTAAGGTACTTGAACATTCATTGAAAAATTCAGAATGGGAACACGGAAAACCCCCTCCCACATCTGTGACAGCACCAACAATGGTAGATGAGCAGCCTCAGCATAGTTTGACAACATCAGAGGGAGAAACGACATGGTCTCCAAATAATTCTGCTGCAATGTCAGACTATGAAGTTGGAAGGTCCAATGGAATTCCAGTTAGCAAGCTCCCTCGTCCAAGAAATCCCCTGATTGATGCTGTTGCTGCTCATGGCCAAAGCAAG CTGAGAAAGGTAACTGAACGAATTCGGCCTCAGGTTGAACCTAAGGTAGAtgaaagagattcattgttgCAACAGATAAGAACTAAG TCCTTCAACTTGAAGCCTGCATCTGTGACAAGACAAACAGTGACAAGACCCAGCATTCAGGGTCCGACAACCAACTTGAGGGTTGCTGCCATCTTAGAGAAAGCAAATGCGATTCGCCAG GCATTGACAGGAAGcgatgaagatgatgaggatAGTTGGAGTGATTCTTAA